In Kogia breviceps isolate mKogBre1 chromosome 7, mKogBre1 haplotype 1, whole genome shotgun sequence, a single window of DNA contains:
- the INTS5 gene encoding LOW QUALITY PROTEIN: integrator complex subunit 5 (The sequence of the model RefSeq protein was modified relative to this genomic sequence to represent the inferred CDS: deleted 1 base in 1 codon), protein MSALCDPPGAPGPPGPAPVSHGPAPLSAQELSQEIKAFLTGVDPVLGHQLSAREHARCGLLLLRSLPPARAAVLDHLRGVFDESVRAHLAALDESPVAGPPHLRPPPPSHVPAGGPGLEDVVQEVQQVLSEFIRANPKAWAPVISAWSIDLMGQLSSTYSGQHQRVPHATGSLNELLQLWMGCRATRTLMDIYVQCLSALIGSCPDACVDALLDTSVQHSPHFDWVVAHIGSSFPGTIISRVLSCGLKDFCVHSGAGGGAGGSGGGSSQTPSTDPFPGSPAIPGEKRVPKIASVVGILGHLASRHGDSIRRELLRMFHDSLAGGTGGRSGDPSLQATVPFLLQLAVMSPALLGTVSGELVDCLKPPAVLSQLQQHLQGFPREELDNMLNLAVHLVSQASGAGAYRLLQFLVDTAMPASVITTQGLAVPDTVREACDRLIQLLLLHLQKLVHHRGGSPGEGVLGPPPPPRPVPFLDALRNHVGELCGETLRLERKRFLWQHQLLGLLSVYTRPSCGPEALGHLLSRARSPEELSLATQLYAGLVVSLSGLLPLAFRSCLARVHAGTLQPPFTARFLRNLALLVGWEQQGGEGPVALGARFGESASAHLSDLAPLLLHPEEEVAEASASLLAICPFPPEALCPSQLLGLVRAGVHRFFASLRLHGPPGVASASQLLTRLSQTSPAGLKAVLQLLVEGALHRGNTELFGGEVDGDNETLSVVSAPLASASLLDTNRRHTAAVPGPGGIWSVFHAGVIGRGLKPPKFAQSRNQQEVMYNTQSLLSLLVHCCSAPGGTECVGCWGAPTLSPEAAKAVAVTLVESVCPDAAGAELAWPPEEHARATVERDLRIGRRFREQPLLFELLKLVAAAPPALCYCSVLLRGLLAALLGHWEASRHPDTAHSPWHLEASCTLVAVMAEGSLLPPALGNMHEVFSQLAPFEVRLLLLSVWGFLREHGPLPQKFIFQSERGRFIRDFSREGGGEGGAHLAVLHSVLHRNIDRLGLFSGRFQAPSPSNLLRQGT, encoded by the exons ATGTCCGCGTTGTGCGACCCTCCCGGGGCCCCAGGGCCTCCCGGGCCTGCCCCGGTCTCCCACGGTCCCGCGCCGCTCAG TGCTCAGGAGCTGTCGCAGGAAATCaaggcctttctgactggtgtagACCCTGTTCTGGGCCACCAACTCTCTGCTCGGGAACATGCTCGCTGTGGCCTTCTCTTGCTCCGCTCTTTGCCACCTGCTCGGGCTGCTGTGCTTGACCACTTGCGAGGTGTCTTTGATGAGAGTGTCCGGGCCCACCTGGCTGCCCTGGATGAAAGCCCTGTGGCTGGTCCACCTCACCTCCGTCCACCGCCACCCTCCCATGTCCCTGCTGGGGGACCTGGTCTAGAGGATGTGGTGCAGGAAGTGCAGCAGGTGCTGTCTGAGTTTATCCGGGCCAACCCGAAGGCCTGGGCACCTGTGATTAGTGCATGGTCCATTGACCTCATGGGGCAACTGAGCAGCACTTACTCGGGCCAGCACCAGCGTGTGCCCCATGCCACGGGCTCTCTCAACGAATTGCTGCAGCTGTGGATGGGCTGTCGGGCCACACGCACATTAATGGACATCTATGTTCAGTGCCTCTCAGCTCTCATTGGTAGTTGCCCAGATGCTTGCGTGGATGCCTTGCTGGATACCTCTGTCCAGCATTCCCCACACTTCGACTGGGTTGTGGCGCATATTGGCTCCTCTTTTCCCGGTACCATCATCTCCCGAGTTCTCTCCTGTGGCCTTAAGGACTTCTGTGTTCACagtggggctggaggtggagcTGGTGGCAGTGGTGGAGGCTCTTCTCAGACCCCCTCTACAGACCCCTTCCCTGGATCTCCTGCTATCCCTGGGGAGAAACGGGTGCCCAAGATTGCCTCAGTTGTAGGCATCCTAGGGCACCTGGCCTCCCGCCATGGAGACAGCATCCGACGGGAGCTCCTGCGAATGTTTCATGACAGTCTGGCAGGGGGCACTGGTGGCCGGAGTGGGGACCCCTCCCTTCAGGCCACAGTTCCCTTCCTCCTGCAGCTGGCAGTCATGTCACCAGCTTTGCTGGGCACAGTCTCTGGAGAGCTGGTGGATTGCCTTAAGCCCCCAGCTGTGCTGAGTCAGCTGCAGCAACACCTACAGGGATTTCCCCGAGAGGAGCTGGACAACATGCTGAACCTGGCCGTGCACCTGGTGAGCCAGGCCTCTGGGGCAGGTGCCTACCGCCTGTTGCAGTTCCTGGTGGACACAGCCATGCCTGCCTCAGTCATCACTACCCAGGGCCTGGCTGTGCCAGACACCGTGCGCGAGGCCTGCGACCGGCTGATCCAGCTACTGCTGCTGCACCTGCAAAAGCTGGTTCATCACCggggagggtctcctggggaaggggtgctgggcccgcccccg cccccccgccctgTGCCCTTTCTAGATGCGCTAAGAAACCACGTTGGAGAGCTGTGTGGAGAGACGTTACGTTTGGAACGGAAACGCTTCCTTTGGCAACACCAGCTCCTTGGCCTGCTCTCTGTTTATACCCGGCCTAGCTGCGGACCTGAGGCCTTGGGCCATCTCCTGAGCCGGGCCCGAAGCCCTGAAGAGTTGAGTCTGGCCACCCAGTTATACGCAGGGCTGGTGGTCAGTCTCTCTGGCCTCCTGCCCCTGGCCTTCCGAAGCTGCCTGGCTAGGGTACACGCAGGGACTTTGCAACCTCCCTTCACGGCTCGGTTCCTGCGTAACTTGGCACTGCTAGTGGGGTGGGAACAGCAGGGTGGTGAGGGCCCTGTAGCCCTAGGGGCCCGGTTTGGGGAGTCTGCCTCAGCTCATCTGTCTGACctggctcctctcctgctccatcCTGAGGAGGAAGTAGCTGaagcctctgcctccctcctggcCATTTGTCCCTTTCCTCCGGAAGCCCTGTGCCCTTCCCAACTCCTGGGACTGGTGAGAGCTGGAGTGCATCGCTTCTTTGCCTCTCTCAGGCTGCACGGTCCCCCAGGGGTGGCTTCCGCCTCCCAGCTTCTTACCCGCCTCTCCCAGACCTCCCCGGCTGGGCTCAAGGCTGTCCTGCAGCTGCTAGTTGAGGGAGCCTTACATCGGGGCAACACAGAACTGTTTGGTGGGGAAGTGGATGGGGACAATGAGACTCTCTCAGTTGTTTCAGCTCCTTTGGCTTCGGCCTCCCTGTTGGACACAAACCGGCGGCACACTGCAGCTGTGCCGGGCCCTGGAGGGATTTGGTCTGTTTTCCACGCTGGAGTCATCGGCCGTGGCCTAAAGCCACCCAAGTTTGCCCAATCACGCAATCAGCAAGAAGTGATGTATAACACCCAGAGCCTCCTCAGCCTCCTGGTGCACTGCTGCAGTGCCCCTGGGGGGACTGAATGTGTGGGCTGCTGGGGGGCTCCCACCCTGAGCCCGGAGGCAGCCAAAGCAGTGGCAGTGACCTTGGTGGAGAGTGTGTGTCCCGATGCAGCCGGTGCTGAGCTAGCCTGGCCGCCTGAGGAGCATGCCCGGGCCACCGTGGAGCGGGATCTCCGCATTGGCCGGCGCTTCCGGGAACAGCCTCTGCTCTTTGAGCTGTTAAAGTTGGTAGCAGCTGCTCCCCCAGCCCTGTGCTACTGCTCCGTGCTGCTGCGGGGGCTGCTGGCCGCCCTCTTGGGCCACTGGGAAGCCTCTCGCCACCCTGATACAGCCCACTCCCCCTGGCACCTGGAGGCATCCTGCACCCTGGTGGCTGTCATGGCTGAGGGAAGCCTCCTGCCACCAGCCCTGGGGAATATGCACGAGGTATTTAGTCAACTGGCACCTTTTGAAGTGCGTCTGCTGCTGCTCAGTGTCTGGGGCTTTCTCCGGGAGCACGGGCCCTTGCCCCAGAAGTTCATCTTCCAGTCAGAGCGTGGCCGCTTCATCCGGGACTTCTCCAGGGAAGGTGGGGGTGAAGGTGGAGCCCATCTGGCTGTGCTGCACAGTGTCCTCCACCGCAACATTGATCGCCTGGGCCTTTTCTCTGGCCGTTTCCAGGCACCTTCACCGTCCAATCTCCTTCGTCAGGGGACATAG